The genome window AGGACGTTAGTCGAATAAAGgagttgagaaaatttcataagCGCCAGATGTATGactgatttcaatttttcttccctcttgTCCCCACAAAGACGCAGAAGTCGCAGGTGTTCAGCTCCTTCTTCGAGATCAATTACAAGCCGAAGATTAATTAAACGTTGGCCCATTGCTGAGTAGCTGATGAAACGCgctaatttgataaaaattatgaTAAATTCGCGTCAGAAGTTTGACTAAAGAAAGCAAAGGCTGGGGAAGAAAGGCGTGCATTGAAAGGCTCGTTCGGACACTGATCAAACTCTTGAGAAATGCTAATGTTCATTAATGAGACAAAAAATATGCTCACGGAGAGATGACCCTGTCATGACagtaaaagattttttgctATATTAGTATCCTAGTTACAGCAGCAatactatttatttatttatttatttattcattaaagCCATTCTTGATTTTTAGGCTTCAGAACATTTCATGTAAATCCTCCTTTCTTCTCCCACATATTTTATACATCGGTCCAAAGTTAGAAAACAAGAAACAAAATTagaaataaacataaaaaataatcatattCCTTCTTTCTACCTTCCTTATTCCTACTTTACTATTTGCTCTCCTTTCCCAACTTGCACCTTTCCTTTCTTTCTCCATTTTATTGTCACCCTTCCTTATATCCTTATCCTTATTCTCCCATAATATCCTTCCCCAATTCCGCGAATTCTCTCTCCTTCGCCTTTCTTTCAAACTCCCTACAGTACTCGCAAAGTCAGCAGCAATACTATAATAAACTCCTGTAGCAAAATTTTACTTATAAAAGAGCATAAGGATATTTGCTATGgcaacgaaaaatgtaaacccACGAAAGATTTGTTGAAGTAGCAAATGCTGTGCCGATGTAGctattgaagaatttttacaGACAGCTGGTTAACAAATTGAACCTAACAAAGAATAATCCATTAGAGCCTTCGTCAGGAGGGCCTGAGCGAAACcgttattcatttgaaaaatgcattacaattttttgtttaatgaATGACGATTGGCATTTGAtgtactttgaaaaaaatcatatactTTACCATATGTCATTTTGTCAAtataaaaagatttttattgtttgaatatatttttgccGATCAAGgctttaaaattaaatcatttcTATGAGATCACGCAATTATTTGttccctttttttcgtatGCTCCGAACCCAAGAAGGCGGAATAAATATTAATCCACAAGCGGTCGCGCGGTAGTCTAATGTACGTTGTGAAGTAGCAGGAATAGGCAATTCGAATCCCGGAATAGGTAGTTAATTTCGATTATCGAAATGATCTACCGTGTGCCGCAgcaattgtaaaaaataatgagtaattgtaacatatacataatttttttttttcattttgtttctacAACCAAAAAGTTATTCTACCCACGAATAATACCTGGAGAACATTACGTAAAAAGTCCCAGAGAAAACGATTTAGCAAAAAGATTTGCCCGGCACGCATCGCTTTTGGCACAGAACTTTTGTCATCGCAGCAAATAAATTTGTCGTCgctatattaaaaaataaaatttgtggcAGTAGCGTGGCTTACGTTGTCTTATTGACACTAAAATTTCTTCGTACCGTGCATAGGCCCGTAGGAATCTTGTTGGATTCATTTTTATCCAATTTGTTTCTAGCGTGTCATAATCTGAGAAGCTTCTGCTATTAAATCACCATCCTCAAAGTTCAGGCTTAGTCGGCACAACCTTTCGGCGGCACGTTCTGAAGATAATTTAGCATGTTTTTGCTCTCCAGGTCGAATAAGGGCGGATCATAATTGCCCTCGAAGCTCTCTAATGTCGGTAGTAATTACTCGATCCTAAAGAAATTGCAGGAATCATAGAAAAACCCGAAGCGGAAGCTCAGCGTTAAATTTGGCATAATACTTCAGGAAGAAATAGGAGGAATTACCACAAAGGTCATCGTGTCCTTCAGCTCATACAAATCGcctaaattgttaattaaacACGTATAATTAGAAAATAACGAGTTATTGTCGGCCTCGTGTCGATCGATTTACCGTTAAGGGGCGCGAgggaggtttttttttaaatcagagaGTACCCTGGTCGAAGCAACAGCTCGTAAAAAAAGCCCCAACGAGAATAGTTGCGCAATTAACTACAAAATCCGTTTATGGCATCGACAGCCGATCTCCGGAGAGTCGTTGGCTCTTGTGCTCGCGGTTCAGCCATGAATAATGTTAAAATCgcaagagagagggaaagacaGAAAGAGCGAAAAGCGAGGGTAACGAGGGGAGAACGCGAAAGGGAAAGAAGTAGCCGCGAGGCAAAAGAATCCTCTTCATTCGTTTCATCTCCGTCGCACCAGCGGCGGCGCCATCTTTTATAGCTCGACCACAACGACCAGCGCATCTTCAAATGGCAAGGTCATCAACGTCCGTTGAGTTACGTCACGAGAACTTTCGTCTCGTGTTCTTCTCCCTCTTTGTTTACGTCAACGTGTGAGATAACCAAATGTCATAATCACCCAAGGACGAACCCGTGGccttttttcgtcaatttttattcaaattcgcTTCTCAATAACGGCATTTCCACTCAAATGAATCGGCTATAATAGTTCAGTGTCCGAAAAAGTCTCGAATCTCACTAAATTATGACCGTGAAACGATATCGAGGGTTCAGTTTTTCTGCTAAAATCGTCTACAAAAATGATGACCATCCTTCTTAAActcttttttcatcaccattTTCGAGTGCGATAGTCGATTTGCTCCTTTTTGGCAAAAGGCATTCAAAAGTTAATTCTAAGAACCATTATTttctaaatataaaaatcgtatatAACAAAGTAAGTTTATgagcttaaaaaaaaaaacgaattctgcacttagattttttctcaaatatttgGCAGATGCCGAAACACCAAAATGAGCAGCGTCAATGTCGACGGGTTCCGAACTAATGAAAATTCCGTAtactatataaaaaaaagtttcgccACATCAAACTATGCAATAAAATTAACACGCCAAAAATTCTATGTAAGACTCTCGTACTTATAGAGGATGGGGGAATGAGTAACAAATTCTACGTTTTCGTTCTCTTCTGAACGCGTGAAATTCCGGTTCAGATCCGAAGCGTTTCGTTATAGTAGTCGAAAACGGACCACCTTTTCATATCCTCAGTATTTTGTTCTCACGCGTTTCAACTTTCACACAATTCAAAAACATGATCGTACCAACTTGCGAAGTTGATTTCGTAGACCTGTAAAGAGATAACGGCCTTGTCCTAGGTCCTTTGAACGAGTTCGAGGATTCTCGCACGGAGAAAGAACATTCGTTATAATTTATCTCCATCTTCTGATCATCCAATGAGAAATGCGAATCACGCATCCGCTGAGTCACTGTTAATATACGAAAATGTATTAACAGTGACCCAAGGAATTCGCAGTGTCAGTTGGGTATATGGTTGAACTATTTAACCGTAACCCATATAACTATTACCCATCACCGCATGAACCATTCCGCTTTTTATGGCTtaggtttttttctcaaaaactaagACGAAGTTAGCTTTTCGTCGGTCATTGCAGACGCAGACAATCGGGGTCGCGGTATACCATGTACCGGTTAACCTCGAGATCGCCGAAGATCCAACGATTGATTGTCGAAATTTAATATCAGCAATCCAATAATTAACCAAAGAACCATAGTGGACGTTGTCATTGCAAGATCTTCCAACCATTAGCCTTTTGAGATTGAGGTGTCTCAAaaaatgccttttttcggccatTTTTTACAGGTGAAAGTGAAATCCTAATTCCACATTTTACAGATGGAAGTGGAAATAAGTAtttctacaaaaaaaatatatatattcaaaaaTGGCGATACGAAGGGCTAAAATTCgttcatgaaatattttaaaataaacttaCCGAAAACTCCAGACACGTTTTTACTCCGTTGAGGtgttattttcaagaaactatatcaaaaattcaaatcaaGCGAATTAAAGTTGTTGAACTTGAGAAAAACGTGTTTAAAGCTTCGAAACGTGGTCGGAGCAGACTGACGCGCTCGGACAGGACTCTGAAGTTTCAAtggttttattttctttcgggTGAAAACCATTTTGCCTCAAATTATATAGAGGGTTCACAGTATATTTCGAGCAAACACTttacgagaaaaaatggatttttcgataatttcaatgatttaGCTCACCTACCGACCACTCCAAATATTGACCGTTCACGCAGCATTCACCATTAATTCGttagatattaaaaaatcatcaaaccATAAAGCATTCAATTTCAACTGTGCATCCGTTGACCATTTTCACTCAACTGTTTAACCATCAAATTATATTATCGTGGAAACAAATGAATTATCCAgttttcaattctcaatgATTCGAACATCGACCATGAAACGTTCAGACAATAACTTTCATCGCGAAAAATGTAACTTTTAACCCTGCAACCATTGCTTATGCGATTATGAACCGTATAACCATTCAACGTTATTGAATCACATACCGATGAACACATGATATTGAAGTAATTTTCTAGTTTCAAGCAATCACCGTACTCTCATCCGACCACGCGATGGAAAATCATTGAACCGCAGTCTGACTAAAAGTTATTAAATAATGGGCTACACTTTGCTTGGAATCATTTAGTTAACTGGATagatagctcgaccaaaaattatatttgattggaatttccgtacttcgtgatgcaataaaaatctgaaaaaattcaacaacatttggaaagctatgaacaacaattattaataataatatttgcccaaaagttaataacaaattgtttaaacaattaattattcaataattttgcggtgacctattgttttttttttatgaatcaaatgtgtgtatttttccgaatgctcatgaatgttttcagaattttcgtcgtggatttttgaaattttttgaaaaaattttgaaaaaaattttaaaaaatttgaattttggatatgttttagaagacatatttaccatcagttttaaGGGAACCGCCTACATTAGaggatcaaaaaaatcgattttttttttgcttaaaTCGAAAGTCCTTCATGTATAGAATATGCTCCTAAAGTCCCAAATCTGAATCTAAACTAGAAAAGGTTCAAATAGCCTATGTATTGTTCGTGCTCCGGGCGCTCCGAAACAAGCGCCAGGTCAGAATTTGCAACGGTCGGGGAGGGCAGGTACACAGCCATCTGCCATTTCTAAAGGCATTGTCAGTGTGAAAGTAAACGAACTATATGAAGATGAAGATGGACCGGGGATAGCAGATTGATCGAAAACTGCAGGTAAATAAACGATAATAAGTTTTAATCAACTATTTTTCGGGTCCGAAAACTttgaacgcgtttttctcgaaacgacgtttttcaaaatggcgtacacgattaaagaaaaactaCTCAACGGAtcgagttgttttttttttttttaaattgaagcTTATTAAATTGTCTTCTATGTGAACTAAAGAGTTCGATTTAAATTCTCGCTGAAAAATAGTTATTAACAAAATAAAGTGgaaattttccgaaaaaaatcaacttttttgtttgaacagggactttttttatttttcaacaaaataatgtttttttcttagttCACACAGAAGGTATACTCATAAACTACAAAAAGATTTCTATACATTTTTGTTTCAGATGGTTCTATGAGGCGGTATCGTGTACGCCGTGGaggagaaaatatttcggatACTCCAGCTGAATCCGATATAATCCGTCGccgaattaataaaattgaataaaaaaatttgtatatataCCTATAGATATACACAATAAAcagttaaaaattcaaaacgatCCGTGCTGTAccttgtttgaaaaaaaatcatgaaaaagtgCTTGATTTTGGCCTCCTAATGTAGGCGGTCCCCTtaaaaagtctcaaggttactggatcaaaaatgtataaatgGAGCCACTTACAAagtttaaaaaagggaatttcaaaaatccacgaaaattctgaaaaaaatcatgagcattcagaaaaatgcgcacattcgattcgtaaaaaaaaacaagggtttactgtaaaattgttaaaaaattattcatttaaacaatttattaataacttttgggcaatattattatcgataattgtagttcataactgttcaaatgttgctgaattttttcagatttttattgcatcacgaagtacgggaattccgatcaggtacaatttatcggctgggctatccatccagtaataccttaaggagtttcggtacaaaagtctaaatattaagaaattgatcaaacttggtgataatgttgttcaacatcaagtgcaaaaacacaatttttttcaaaattttcttctacttagttatcgagtaattacgcattaaagcagatttcttatgcccggaatgtatacctatatatatgaaaacgctatgcttatacacgtgaactttagtgatcaattactcgataactgtgtagaagaaaaatcttaaaaaatttgtattaccaaatttggcactaaagaatatgttcaccaaattttataaaattctaaactttttgaaattttttatgtttttagcatggtttagcatggcaacattgtattgcctgtaccgaaactccttaaccgaaacaaaaatattttctgttcCGCTTGAGCCAGACAACGCTCACTCATCACATGTGTATACGCGAAGGAGCTGAATTTTCTCCTTTGGCTGTAGAAAAAACCTGTACTCTGtcatttctatttatatgagGCTATACTTTGAACCCTGCTCGGACACTTTAATTGCACATTCCCTCTATATTAGGCGGCAACCTACAATTATCCCATCTATGACCTTCGATCGAACGTATTCACGCGtttcatgaatatttttcattttcgtcttACAAAAACGACCCAAGTCATCAGGAAAATGAGACTGGATTGctcaattccaattttttgaatatacAATGTCCGTAGGCTCGTATAAGTTCGTATtggaatatgagcaaaaataattcGTCAGCATCgtaatgaaatttgatattGAACAATACACATGAGAACGTGTTCGCAGTTTTGTAAGTTTGTTTATAAAACGATCTACAGAACAAGAAAGAGGTCGATATACGAGGCCCTTTGTTGTTAGAGTTGAGCCACTTTTTCGGTCACCGCAACGCTTAGTTATTCGATAATCTCTTAGAGCaaattcatttaataaaatatatatataattgctttttgtgccatttatttcAAAACCTGTTTCCATAATCAAATAGTTCGTCGTTTCCAATATTAATTTCCGCGGAAACTTGGATTTATTTAATGAATTGATTCGagttatcatgaaaatttggatttttttttccaatcttgaaaaatattctcgattTCACAACAATATCGTACATTCACCCTTAATTTTATGTGTGTTGGATTCAACAGATTGCAGGAGCAAAAGAGTATATAAACGAATCtatagaagaaaaattaatatattCGGATTTTTATGTATGTTATAAATTACAAGCGTGATCGGATAGCACGTATGAGGTTACCTCATATCCACGAAATATACTCGAGCGAGTGGCATAACCGTGTATAAAAGGACCGTCGTGTAGTTGTCGAGCGCGATGAGGCGATTTAACTTTCTAGCTATGTTGCCCGAGTCTCATCCTCCGTCCCCTTTGCCCGCTTCTCTCCTCTTCCCTTCGATACTTTTCCCGGGTCAGAAGTCGTTTCTCCAGACTCAACGACACCCATCCGCTTCGACATTCAATGGGATGTGTTCTAAGAATAGTACGGCTGATTTTGCCTTCGAAATTTCACTGACGATCTTAGATTTCACTGCGTAACTGCGAACCGCGAATGGCCATTGAcaacggaggaaaaaaatttagcgAGTCTTTCTCGTGTGTCGAGAAATATACAAAATcaataaaactttatctcaAAAACGGTAACAGGAGCTGCAATATAAGTTCCGGAGCGAAAGAAAAGCACTACGTTGGTTCTTGATGATGCTTTTCAGGttctattcatttttttgagttATCGTCTCCTTCCAGGTTCATTCATCAATTTATTCGGTTAACGAGTATTGCGCAATTtcaattccatatttttatatattccattTATTTGGAATGCTCCCTCTCGAATTAAGAACTATTCTCGGAGTTGTGTGCTAATATCTGCTTCAGCCTGTACCGACGATTTTTGCTCACGGGGAAAAGCCTGTACCGTAcgaaattccgaaaaaaacaatgaaaaatgtacctCTGCGCGATTAATGAATGGGAGAAATGTTTGGTCGACTCTTCAACGGAATACAGCCTCCGCGTGCGGTATGGACCATCTTCGCTTAATGTCGCGATGGTGGGGGGCATGTGTAAGTACGATTATGCGACTATATAAAGGCAGGACATGCCGCTCATCCTTCAGGTGCATCTCGGTATAAGAATACGTTGCTTCGAGGCAGAACCAAAGGATTAAAGTCTCAACAGTACGAATCTCAGTattggaaaaaagaaacaataacGAAAGAAACAGAACAATTTTTCGACGCTAACATGAAGACGGTGGGTTCTATGatcgaaataaattgaacTTCATTTTCTACTCGTGTTGTATTTTTCGTTCGTGGCGGAGATTgctgaaacaataaaaaaaagtattaaaaatacACGTACGAGTATCGATATTGGTATGGTTGTTTATTTCGCGATACAGTGAAAGTGGTTAGGGTTGTGagattttcattcgtcaacGTTTTACACCAAGTTTTATCGgccacgataaaaaaaacggttgaaaacgaattttgaatttgccGCGTGCTATCGACGAAATTCGCGGATCGTAGATAAACGCGGGAATAATCCCTGCATTAGTATGCGACAGAATacttcaaaataataaaatccaaGTTTGATCACCTGCTTCGTAACATTTGATTACTTCATTTTTTGTATCAGGATGTTTATCGTTCATTAATGATATTTTCAATCGCGTCGATTGCTGGACTCATTTAATTATTATCCTCGATAATTGTGACGAGTGATTGCTAATAATTGAACGGATCGAATTTGTGACGAATCattcgagttaaaaaaaattatcgcaaCGATCAATTCTTAatggaaaagttaaaaaatgattttttttagaattgcACTGCaccattttgataaatttgtcGCTgacactatatttgtcaaatttgaaaaaatgaaatgcgcGTAAGCACGCAAAATTCTCCTAAATTTGGGTGCAACACGtatagaaaaaggatttccATGGATCAACGAGTTAAATTTTGATTGTTTCAGGTAATAATCTTGGTTTGTTTGTTGGTGGGAGTTGCTGTGGCAGCACCCCAAGGAGAAGTGACGATAACGCGGCAAGAAGAATCGAATAACATCGGTCTTGGTGGTTATCACTTCAGTTACGAACAGAGCGACGGTCAAAAGCGTGAAGAAACAGCGGAGCTCAAGGACGAGGGTACCGAAAATGAGGCTTTGAGTATCGTTGGTTCTTTCAGCTACGTCGGTCCGGATGGCAAAACATACAGGGTCGATTATACCGCTGACAAAGATGGATTCCATCCCACCATTTCTCTAGCCTAAATATCATTTCTCACTAGCGTGTGAAAACTCGACAAAAAGGAGCAATAAATTACACAAATACTGTGCTACAGACGAAATGCTCGAATCGAGAGtcatcaaaaaattgtaaacacGTTTTCACGACCTCGTTCAATGTCCCGtaccatgaataaatatttttcgaacatttttgtGCTGATCAATTGGTGCTGACctgttttcaataatttctctACAATTCCTGACTGCCTGCACGAAAAAAGTCTCTTATAGTTCTGTCGTGATCTCAAGATTTTTCGgatcatatgaaaaattattatgaaaaagcACAAAAACTATAGGCGAAGAAAACTCAAATTAACACCGTAAGTTGAGTTCTGAGAGTTtctcaaactttttttaactgttatttttgtgtattttgttTTGAGTAACGACGTCGAACTCAAGATTGAAATCCTGAATAATCGTAAATATATAGGGGattacagattttttttccatattgcATTCAGTTTTTCTGGTTACAATCTGTCTGCCACTATACGAAAGTCTGGAAGTTTATTATTCTTCGCAAATTTTCTGGCCAGTAGATTTTCGGTGAAGTAACAGAGTTAAATTCAATTGTTCTCGAAACGTATGTTTTTGATTATTTGCGTAAAACTTCCGTTCAATTTCTCACTACGATGGACGTAAAAgcctgaaaatataaaatgcgATACTTCAGTTTCCCAAAAATTCTGATCGTAATAAGATTTGAAAGATGATTGGATTATGCTGACGGTAGGATTACACTAAGGAAATGAATATTCAAATGGGATGATAATTAATGTCGAATCTTTTTAAGATAGCAAAACTAGTGAAAGTTTTACACAGACGTGTGACCGAGGAACGGAGAGTGATTGTCCAGGTCTTCACCGAAAATATCCTCGGGGCAATAGTGGTCTCATCGTGCGCTTCATTCTCATAGGCAgctgattgaaatttttcgcctCTCATTGTCAGTGAAGAGAtcaaggaaaaacaaaaatttcaaattcatttctgcTAGATTCAGAACAAGACTATATTTGGCAGGATGAGAATGTGTGCTTATTATTATGGTTATAGAGCTTCGTCAAAAATGAACCTTTAATTTTAACTtcgatattgtaaaaaaatataatcctaatataaatattgtaacaaaacgctcttgccgatccggcctgaacgccgccacgcgtcggttcgagctaccttaatagaaaaggagcaggtatgaaagaaacgtgagaatgcggaatttcgattttgaagaatttaacaattccgatttattcaattttgattgattttacaggatcattggttttttcgatttattattGTGATTGCGTTCGCCAATTCGGGGAAATTTTATTGCGCTCGTCGTTTTcgaattgatcaattttttaaatacgcgattttcgctcgttttcaaaaaaaaaaa of Venturia canescens isolate UGA chromosome 6, ASM1945775v1, whole genome shotgun sequence contains these proteins:
- the LOC122412341 gene encoding flexible cuticle protein 12-like; translated protein: MKTVIILVCLLVGVAVAAPQGEVTITRQEESNNIGLGGYHFSYEQSDGQKREETAELKDEGTENEALSIVGSFSYVGPDGKTYRVDYTADKDGFHPTISLA